A window of Kribbella sp. NBC_00382 genomic DNA:
AGTACGACCCGGCCAGCGCGGCGATGGCCGGCGTACCGAGCAAAGAGGAAGCCGACTTCTACGCCCACCGCGAGCGGGTCCAGGCGAACCCGGCGAACGAGCTGCGGGCGATCATCGTCGACGGCGAGGTGGCCGGTGACGTGGTCAGCTGGGCCGACGAGGGCGGCCGGCACGTCGGCTACCGGATCGCCCAACGATTCTGGGGCCGTGGGATCGCGACCGCCGCACTGCAGCTGTTGCTGAAGGAGATCACCGAGCGTCCGCTGAACGCCGACCTGCTGCAGAGCAACGTCGGCTCCCGGCGCGTGCTGGAGAAGAACGGTTTCCGGCTCCTCGGCCCGGACGAGCAACCCGCCGAGGCCGAGCCGGACTGCCACTACTTCCGCCTCGACTAATTGCTCTTAGCAACATAGTTGACGGTTCGCAGCCCGGGCCGGAAGCCGATGCTCTGGTAGAGCTTGGCCGGAATCGGGTATCCGTCGTCACCCCGCGGACAAACCCGCGCCTCGACCCCGCCGAGCTCCTTCAGCGCATGCAACGCGCCAAGGTTCACCGCCTGCCCCAACCCGAGCCGCCGGTACTCCGGCGCGCAACCGACAGGCTCGACCAGGCCCGCCCGGTGCTGCTCGTCGAGCCAGATCAGCGCGCTGGCCACGAACTCACCATCGGAGTTCTCGACCACCCAGTCGAGCTCCGGCCGATACGGCCAGCTGCTCATCACGGCTGCCATCGCGTCGGCGGTCATCTTGGACGGCGCGACGTCCGACCAGGCGGCCCGATGAACAGCGGCCCGCTTCTCGATCTCGTCGGCACGGGCGTGGCGCAAGGTGAAGCCGGGCGGGACTTCCGGCGTACCGAGATTGTCGAGGCCGAGGTTGTGGTGGGTGTAGTAGGCGCGGCCCTCCTCAACGCTGAAGCCGGCCGTCTCCAGGGCGGCGATCAGGTGGGTCTCGCTCTCCAGCACGCTGCAGAGGAGTTCGCCGGGGCCGACCAGTTCGCGGAACCAGTCGAAGACCTCGTCGGCCACCTCAGGCCGCGCCGGATCGACGACGAGCAGCATCCCGTTGCCCTCGATCCAGCCCCACGCGACGTCCTGGTCCCCGTCGTTCCACAGCGCGATCCGCCAGCCGGCCCGCCGCTCCGGCGACACCGAGGCCAGCTCCCACGCGATATCGCCGATGTGGAAGCGCGATCCGGCTCCGTAGATCCGCTGGACAAGGTCCTGCATCGCCCGGTCGTCAGCTGATCCTGCATGGTCGCGACGCTGCACGAGATCCTCCGGACGGCCCGCTGCGGGCGGTTGTTTAGGGTTGCGGCGTGGCGAACATAGCGGAGGGTGGGATCCCCAGTCCCAACATTTGGCACCATCCCGCCGTGTACGAGGTGGAGAACCATGCGGTCGATCCGGACGGTGTGATCGAGCCTGCGATGCGGGCAATCCGCGACTGGGCCGGGGCGACCGTGCTGGACCTCGGCTGTGGGACCGGCTTCCACCTGCCGATGTTCGCGGCTACGGCAGGACGGGTGATCGGGGTCGAGCCACACGGTGAGCTTGCGGCGATCGCGCGTCGGCGTACCAAGGACCTGGCGAATGTCGAGGTGCGGCAGGGGACGGCGCAGAAGGTACCGGTGCCGGACGCGTCGATCGACGTGATGCATGCGCGCTGGGCGTACTTCTTCGGGCCGGGCAGCGAGCCGGGGCTGGCCGAGCTGGACCGGGTGATGCGCCGGGGCGGGACCGCGTTCGTGATCGACAACGATGGCTCGCGGTCGACCTTCGGGCGCTGGTTCAGCGAGAGCTATCCGATGATCAAACCGGCTGAGGTGGAACGCTTCTGGCTCACCCGCGGTTGGCAACGGACGCCGTTGGACATGGGCTGGCGGTTCGAGCGCCGCGAAGACCTGGAGGCCGTGATCCGGATCGAGTTCAAGCCCGCCGACGCCGAGCGCTACATCGCCTCGCACACCGGCGTCGAGGTCGACTACGCGATCAACCTGTGGAGCAAGACTTACTGAACACGCACTGAGCTGCGGTGAACCTGAGCCTCCACTACGGTGAGCAATCGCACCCCGACGTAGGAGGCGCCAAGCCGGAATGGACGGACTGCTGCTCGACAGGCTGCCCGGGGTGCCACAGCGGCTCCAGCTTGTCAGAGGTGAGCAGCGAGCCCTGGTAGTGCCGGATGCGACTACCGCCCGCCGGTTGGCCGATCTGGTCAGCGGACTCGAGGAGCCGTCGCCGGGCGCGACCATCGAGCGCAGCGGCGCCGTCCGCCTCGTACCGGCCGAAGGTGGTCTCCTCCCCCACCTCACTGTGCTCGAGAACGTCGTCCACGGCCACACGGTCACCCACCGCGTCACCCGTCGCGCAGCAGAGGAAGAGAGCCGGGTCACCGCACAACGCTGTGGACTGGAAGACGTACTGAAGAGCTACCCCCACGAGATCACCTCCGGTCGTCGCCGCCTGGCCGGAGTCGCTCGTGCGCTTCGTGCTCACCCCGCTGCGATCGTGCTGGAGGATGCGGCAGGCCTGCCTACCTGGGGATCGCTTCTGTGGTTCGACAACCCCGAGCTGTGGTTCCCGGTGCTCCTGCTCATCACTACCGACCAGGCCCGTACTACGGGATTCCACTATGCCGACTAGCCGCCGGGCCTTCCTCGGCGCCTCCGCCGCACTCCTGGCCACCGGCTGCTCCGGTACTGCGGATGTCCTCGGCCTCCGCCGAGCCGTGCGGATCGCAGTGAGCTGGAGCGGTCAGGAGCTGCGCGCCTTCCACTCCGTCCTCGACGGGCTCGGGCAACTGGATTACCCGGTCGAGGTGTTACCGCTCGGCGACGACATCTCCACCGCCTTCGGACCGCGCTCTGCTCGCCGGCCGGACCTGGTGATGCTCCCGCAGCCGGGGCTCGTCCCACCTCACCAGAAGGATCTGGAATCGATGCCGGACGACCTGGCCGCTCGGGGCCGCGCGCGGCTCTGGGACGAGCTACTGGTGGTCGACGGCACGACGTACGGGCTGCCGTTCAAGACGGCTCACAAGTCCGCGGTCTGGTACCGGCCATCGGTACTGCGTCAGGTAGGGCTCAAGCCGCCCACTCAGTGGAGCGAGTGGCTCTACTTGAACAGGACGTTGTCGCTTAGTGGCATCAGGCCGTTGGCACTGGCGGCTGGCGACGGCTGGGTGCTCACCGACTTCCTGGAGAACGTACTGCTGGGTTCCTCGCCCTCTACGTACCGGGCCTTGGCCACGGCGGCCCATCCTCGGCCATCCGAGCAGCCGGGCGTTGCTGCGGCTCTGCGTCTTCTGGGGACGATGTGGTCGGCACCTGGAGCGCTGGCGGGCGGAGTGGAGCGATCACTCGTGCAGCAGTTCCCCGATGCGATCGTGGAGGTCTTCGGGCATCGCCGGGCGGCCATGGTGCTCGCATCCGACTTCGCCGAACCCGTGGTGCGATCCTTCGCCGCGGATCCTGATGACATCGGCATGTTCACCTTCCCGCCGATCAGTCCTGGCGCAGCGGCGCCCGTGGTGGTCGGTGGCGACGTGATGGTGCTGCCCAAGCCGACCAGCGACGACGCCCGCGACCTCGTACGCCGTTTGGCCGCGCCCGCCGCTGTCGAGCCGTGGATCGCGGAGGGTGGCTTCCTGGCGGACGGTGTGACCAGTGGGTACTCCCCCGAGCTCACCCGGCTCGCCCTGCAGTTGGTGACGCCTGGTGCGTCGCTGCAGTTCGACCTGTCCGACCGGCTCGGGCCACTGGGCGACATCAACGGGCTGTGGCGCGTACTCACCGACTTCCTCGTCCGGATCGGCGGCCGCGGGACCGACGTCGTACCGGAGGCCGTTGAAGCTGCTCTGGCCGAGCTGAAGAAGGTGGAGGGCTGATGGGGCTGCAGAGCAACGGCCTGTCGCTCGAGATCGTCGGGCGTGAGATCAGTGGCCGTCCTGTGCCGGGCAAGCCGCGACGGCCTACAGGCCCTTATTTACTTGGCCTTCCGGCGCTGCTGCTGAGCTGCGTGCTGCTCATCCCCATCGCGGTGACCGTGGTGGCCGCCTTCAAGCGTCCGGACGGATCCTTCGGGCTCGGGAACTTTGCGGTGATGGGCGACCCGGCCGCCTTGCATGCTGTCGGCAACAGCCTGGCGTGGATCGCAGTGGCGCTCGGACTGGTCGTGGTCGGATTCCTGCTGGCGCTGGTCAGCTATCGGCTGCCGGGGTTGTCGACGTTTCTCCAGCCGGCGTTGGTGATTCCGTTCGCTGTCTCGGTGCTGGTGTCGGGGGCGACGTTCCGGCTCATCTATGACGCGACACCCGAGCGTGGCACGGTGACGGCGATCTGGACCGAGCTGTTCGGCTCCAGCCCGGTCTGGCTCGGGCCTGGGCTGTTCTGGCTGGTACTGGTGTCGGCGTTCGGCTGGACCTGGCTCGGGTACGTCGTTTCGCTGTTCCGGGCAGGGCTGGATGCGATCCCGGATGACGTGAGCCGGACCCTGACGACTGAGGGCGTCACCGGGTGGCGACGGCTGCTGGCGTTGGAGTTGCCGTTGCTCAGGCCGATCACCGGGGTGGTGACGCTGACTCTGGTGATCGCGGCGGTCCGGGTGTTCGACCTGGTGCTCATAGTCGTCCCTGGGCCGATGCAGCGCGATGCAGACGTACTCGGGCTGAACTGGTGGCGGGCCACCAGCACCGGCGAGCCTGCGGGCCGTACGGCGGCTATGGGTGTGGTGCTGTTCGCGATAGTGGCCGCTGTGGCGGTGATCGGCGTCCGTGGATTGCGACGGCGCCGGTGGGCGATGCCGGTAAGTGTGGTGCCGGTGAGCGTGGTCCGGCCTTCCGTCGCCAGATCGAGGCCTAGCCGGCGGGCACGGCGGATCGGCTGGACGGTTGGTTTTGCAGTGGGCTTGATCTGGATCCTGCCCGCTCTCGTACTGGTGGCTACTGCGCTGCACTCGCCGCGGGAGGCGGGGCTGCGGGGGTGGTGGTCTCTCCACGGGATCGGGCTGGAGTCCTTTGCGGCTGCCGCCAATGCGGGCTTGTTGCGGGCGCTGCTATCGACACTGTTGATCTCTGCGGTCGCAACCCTTGTTTTATTGGTGATTGCGGTTCCTACTGCCTACCTGGTGGCCTGGGGTGGGTTGCCGCATTGGCTGGGGCGAGTGGTCACCTCGGCCTTTGTGGTGCTCGCGGTGACGCCGGTGCAGATGTATGCGGCGCCACTGCGGGATGCGATCGGCACGGCGGGCCTGGCTGGATCGCGGGTTGCTTTGGCGCTGGTACATGCGGCGGCTGGGTTGCCGTTCGCAGTACTGCTGCTGCGGTCGGCGTTTGCTTCGGCGTCGCCCGTGTTGGTGGCCGAGGCGTTGCAGGGGCCGGCTCGACAGAGCGCAGTACTGGCTACTGTGCAGCGTCGCTACCGGCCTGCTCTGGTGGCTGTTGCCGTGCTGGAGTTCGCTCTGGTGTGGAACGACTTCATCGTCGGGTTCCTGATCAGCGGGCCCGGTACTACGCCGTTGTCGCTGGTCTTGTGGGGAGAGGCCCGGCAGTTCTCGGCATCTAGCGGGACTGTTGCCGCTGCGGCCGTGGTGGCATCGATCGTGCCGGTGGTGTTGCTGCTGTCGTTCTGGCCGACCGTGGTGCGCGGGCTGACTGTGGGGAGCAAGCCGTGACAGCGCCTGAGCCGGATAAGCCCGAGAAGCCCGAGCCTCGGCGGCGGGGCGACATCCTGGGGATCAGTGCCCTCGCGGCCGGGCTGTTGTCCGGGCTGGCCGGCGACAAGCTTTCGCAGAGCATTGACGCCAGCGGCTGGATCAAGGTGGCGGGGATCAGCCTGACGATCGTGCTGGCGCTGATCTGGGCGATCTACAACGCTCCCGTGGGGTTGCGCCGGTATCGACGCTGGCGTTCCCGGACGCCCCGGCAGCCCACTGAGCTGCATGCGGCCGCGGAGGAGGCTGAGCAGTGGCTGGTGTCGCTTGGCTCCGATGCGGGCGGGTTGGCTGCGGCGGAGTGGTTCCAGCAGGAGGAGCCGCGGTTGCGGGAGTTGCTGGTCGCGGAGAAGCCGCAGGAGGCCAATGCGGATGACATCGGCCGGATCTGCGATGCACTGGAGGCTTGGTACCTCCGGCGGCAGGACGGTCGGGGGTTGCTGGAGATCAGTGAGTTGCTGGCGGCGGTGGGTGATGCCTGTGGTCGGCGCGACCTGACAGAACTCGCGGCGGCGCGGGCGGCTACGGCGTACCGGCTTCTTGGGGATCTGGAGGCGGCGAGTACGCGGCTCGGGGTTTCGTCCAATGTGGCGACGCGGGGTCGGACTGCTGCGGCTCTGACCACGCGTCGGCAGGTCGAGCGGGCGCTGCTGCACCTTGCGCGGGCGGAGCAGGCACCGGCTGGGAACGACCGGGATGAGGCGGTACTGAACGCGCGGGACCGGTTGGACGACGCACGGCTTCGGAGGCCAGGGCCGGATCTCGCTGGTGAGATCGCCATCCAGCTCAACCTCGCGATCGTTCACCTCTATCAGCAGGATCCGGAGAGCGCGCTGGATCAACTGCGGCCCGCGGCCGCGCGGGCATCGGTCGCCGGCGATGCCAGCGCGCACGCCCACGCCCTCGAACTGCACGGCGTCGCCGCCTGGATGCAACGAAGCCCCAAAGAAGCCATGCGCTGGTGGCGCCAAGCCGCCCACCTGTACTCCGAGGTCGACGAACCCGAAGGCCGCGCCCGCTGCCTCCAACACCTCGGCTCAGCAGAGGTAGTCGCCCAACGCCTCGACAACGCCCGCGCCTACCTCGAACAAAGCGCAGCCCTCCGAGGCACCGAAACAGGCCACCCCCTCCTAACCCGCTACCTAAAAGCAGCCCGCACCTCCGGCGAACCCTCACCCACACCCGAGGACCCACCCAACAGATCCACCACCAACTGGCTCCGCCAAAAACTCACCCGCTGGCTCCGCTGAACAACCTGTGGATGGGGAACCTCGGTTTGTCGGTGGGGTCAATTAGGTTGTCAGCATGGTGAAGGCAGCGGGGTCGACCAGGTCGAAGGCGGCGGGCAAGTCGCCGTTCGCGTGTAGCGAGTGTGGCTGGACGACGGCTCGCTGGATCGGGCGATGTGGTGAGTGCCAAGCGTGGGGGACGGTCGCCGAGGTCGGCGCCCCCAAGGCTGCCCGGATCACCGCTGGCCCGGTGTCTTCTCCAGCGATGCCGATCAGCAAAGTGTCCGCGGTCGAGGCCGAGTCGCGCCCAACCGGGATCGGCGAACTCGACCGGGTGCTCGGCGGCGGGGTCGTCCCAGGCGCCGTCATCCTGCTCGCAGGCGAGCCCGGCGTCGGCAAGTCGACGCTCCTGCTGGAGGTCGCGGCACAGTCGGCCCGCCGAGGACAACGCACGTTGTACGTCTCCGGCGAAGAGTCAGCCGCGCAGGTCCGGCTTAGGGCGGGCCGCACAGACGCGTTGGTGGACGAGCTGTTCCTAGCGGCCGAGACAGACCTCGGAGCCGTCGTCGGCCAGGTGGATGCGGTCGACCCGAGCTTCCTGGTGATCGACTCCGTACAAACGATGGCCCACCCCGAGGTCGACGGCGCTCCGGGCGGCGTCACCCAGGTCCGCGAGGTGACGGGCGCCCTGGTCCGACTGGCGAAGGAACGCAACATCGCCGTCGTGCTCGTCGGCCACGTCACCAAGGACGGCGCGATCGCCGGCCCGCGGATGCTCGAGCACCTGGTCGACGTCGTGCTCGCGTTCGACGGCGACCGGCACTCCGGCTTCCGGATGGTGCGCGCGACCAAGAACCGCTTCGGCCCATCCGATGAGGTCGGCTGCTTCGACATGGTCGACACCGGCATCGTCGAGGTGAGCGACCCGACCGGCCTGTTCGTGTCCGAGCACGCCGAGCCCGTCGCGGGGACGTGTGTGACCGTGATGATGGAAGGACGCCGGCCGTTGCTGGCCGAAGTACAGGCTCTGGTCGGGCCGTCGGCGGCGCCACAACCTCGGCGTACGACGTCAGGCTTGGAGTCGTCGCGGGTCGCGATGGTGCTGGCCGTGCTGGGCAATCGCGCGGGGCTGAAGCTGACCGACCAAGAGGTGTACGTCGCGACCGTGGGCGGGGTGAAGATCACCGAGCCCGTCGCGGATCTCGCGGTCGCCATCTCGGTCGCGTCGTCGGTGATGGACAAGCCGATCCATCCCGGCCTGATCGCGATCGGTGAGGTCGGCCTCGCGGGCGAGGTGCGTCGCGTCGGCGGCCTGGAGAAACGGCTGGCCGAGGCCGCCCGGCTCGGCTTCACCAAGGCGATCATCCCGGCCGACGTCCCGAACCGGTCCAAGGACTCCAAGCCGATGGACATCGAGGCCAAGTACGGCCTGCGCACCTTCGCAGCCGGTGACATCCGCGCCGCCCTCACCGCCGCCGGCCTCACCTGAGCGGCAGAGCTGGACCCTGTGGTCCAATTCACAGCCGCGGTGTGACGGTGAGACGGGTATCTACGCGCCAGTAGTAAGGAACGTATTCTGAGGGTGCCCCCAAACAACGGCCACCCGACCCAGGCCGTCCCCCTCCCGGAGGAGCACGCGAGATGACCGGTTCCAGAGTTGTCGCCCTCGGCCATTACCAGCCCGAGCGGGTGCTCACCAACGCCGAACTGTCCACCATGGTCGAGACCAACGACGAGTGGATCCAGAGCCGGGTCGGGATCAAGGAGCGCCGGATCGCGGCGCCGGACGAGCAGGTCGACGAGATGGCCTGGCGGGCCGCCGAGAAGGCCGTCGCCAATGCCGGCATCGACACCGCCGAGATCGACCTGGTCGTCGTCGCAACCTGTACTGCGCTCGACCGCTCCCCCAACATCGCCGCCCGGGTGGCCGCCCGGCTCGGTCTGGGCAGCCCGGCCGCGCTCGACGTGAACACCGCCTGCTCCGGGTTCAGCCACGCGCTGGCGACGGCCGACCACGCGATCCGCGCGGGTGCCGCCTCCAAGGCGCTGGTGATCGGCGTCGAGAAGCTGAGCGACTTCACCGACTGGACCGACCGGACCACCTGCGTGCTGATCGGCGACGGCGCCGGCGCGGCGGTCCTGGTCGCCAGCGATGAGCCGGAGGTCGGCCCGGTCGTCTGGGGCTCGGTGCCGGAGATGTCCGACGCGGTCCGGATCGAGGGCCGCAACGGCACGTTCGCCCAGGAGGGTCAGAGCGTCTTCCGCTGGACCACCACCCAGCTGCCGGTGATCGCCCGGCAGGTCTGCGAGAAGGGTGGCGTCACGCCCGAGGAGCTCGGCGGCGTCGTGCTGCACCAGGCCAACCTGCGGATCATCGAGCCGCTGGCCAAGCGGCTCGGCGCGGTCAACGCGGTGATCGCCCGCGACGTGATCGAGTCCGGCAACACCTCGGCCGCGAGCATCCCGATCGCCTTGTCCAAGCTAGTCGAGCGGCGCGAGATTCCGGTCGGGGCGCCGGTGCTGCTGTTCGGGTTCGGCGGCGGCCTGTCGTACGCCGGACAGATCATCCGCTGCCCGTAGTACGGGCCTGGACCCCGGAGCTGCCAGCCTGAGCGCATGAGTCAGTTCGAGCTGGAGACCCGGTACCACCTGCACTCGCCGGGTGGAGCGGTGCAGTTGGCGATGTACCGCTGTGCGGCGTACGCGACCGTGGTCGGGCTGTTCGTGCTGCTCGGCTCCAACTGGCTGGACCGCAGGATCATCACCAGGTCGGCGACCGGGGTGACCCAGGAGCACCTGCATCGCACCGGGCTCGACCTCTACGTCCAGGAGCCGCTGGCGCTCGTGCCGTACCTGGCCGCACTGGTGTTGGCCGTCGCGCGGCCGCCCCAACGGCTCTCCTCGTTGGGCGCCGCGATCGCCGGTCTCGCGGTCGTCGTCCTGACCCTTCCGCTCGCGATCGAAGACCACACGAGCGGCGACACGCGGTACGACGACAGTTGGTCACCTGTTATCGGATTGGTGATCGTGTTGTGGCTGGTGCTGGCCGGAATCGCCGTCCAGGCCCGCCGGGTGGCCAAATAGCGCTCAGCCCGGACCTGCACGATGCGGTTGCACGATGCGATGCACGTGCGTTTGCAAACGCGACCGGATCGCCGCAGCCGCTGCGGCCGCAAAGCCGGTGGTGCGGTCACGCCGGGGCCGCGCGCCGCATAGACTCAGGGACCGTGGCCCCGAATTCCGACAAGAACAGCACCAACGCCCGGATGCGTGCGACCCTCGCCGCGGTGGCGCCTGGTACCGAACTGCGTGAAGGCCTGGAACGGATCCTGCGGGGCCGGACCGGCGCCCTGCTGGTGCTCGGCCAGGACAAGGTGGTCGACTCCATCTCCACCGGCGGCTTCGAGATCGAGGTCGAGTTCACCGCGACCGGCCTGCGTGAGCTGAGCAAGATGGACGGCGCGATCATCCTCGACCGCGACATGTCCCGGATGCTGCGCGCCGCCGTGCACCTGATGCCGGACCCGTCGATCCACACCGAGGAGACCGGCACCCGGCACCGCACCGCCGACCGGGTCGCCCGGCAGACCGGCTTCCCGGTCATCTCGGTCTCCCAGTCGATGCACATCATCGCCCTGTACGTCGACGACCAGCGCTACGTGCTCGAGGACTCCGGCGCGATCCTGTCCCGGGCGAACCAGGCACTGGCCACTCTCGAGCGCTACAAGCTGCGCCTCGACGAGGTGTCCGGCACGCTGTCCGCGCTCGAGATCGAGGACCTGGTCACGGTTCGCGATGTCGCCGCCGTCGCCCAGCGGCTGGAGATGGTCCGCCGGATCGCCACCGAGATCGACGGGTACGTCGTCGAGCTCGGCACCGACGGCCGGCTGCTCACCCTGCAGCTCAACGAGCTCGTCGCCGGTGTCGCCGGTGAGCGCGAACTCGTCGTCCGCGACTACCTGCCGCCCGCGGCCGGCCGTCGCCCGAAGACGGCCGAGGACGTCCTGCTCGAGCTCGACGCCGTCAGCCCGACCGATCTGCTCGACATCGGCCAGGTCGCCCGCGCCCTGCAGCTCGGTGGCGCCGAGCAGCTCGACGCGGCCGTCACCCCGCGCGGCTACCGCCTGCTGGCCAAGGTGCCGCGCCTGCCCGGCGCTGTCATCGACCGCCTGATCGAGCACTTCGGCCACCTGCAGAAGCTGCTCGCCGCGAGCATCGACGACCTGCAGACGGTCGACGGCGTCGGTGAGAACCGCGCCCGCACGGTCCGCGAGGGCCTGTCCCGCCTCGCCGAGTCCAGCATTCTCGAGCGCTACGTCTAGAACTCCCCGTACTACGCAGCGCGGCGCCGGCTGACCTTTGTCAGCCGGCGCCGCGTTTCTTTGCGCCGGGACTTGCCGGGACTTGCCTGGTCTGCCGTCGAAGAGTAATACTCCAGATGGAATAGTTCGTACGGAATGATCGGAGTGGGTGATTTGGCCGCCTTGACGCCACTGGCGATCGCGGTCCTGGCGTTGCTGGCCGAGCGGCAGATGCACGCGTACGAGATGTACCAAGTGCTGCTGCAGCGGCGGAACGACCGGCTGGTCAAGGTCAAGCCCGGCTCGCTCTACCACACGGTCGAGCGGCTGACCGGCCAGGAACTCGTCCGCGCGACCGGCACCGAACGGGCCGGCAACCGCCCCGAGCGGACGACGTACGAGATCACCACCGCCGGCCGGGCGGCGCTCGAGGAGCGCGTACAGGCCGGGATCGAGAGCTACGAGTACGAGTACCCGCTGTTCCCCGTCGCCCTGAGCGAGGCGCACAACCTCGAGGTGATGGACGCGGCCGAGCGCTTCCGTCGCCGGCTGTGCGATCTCGACGAGGAGCTCGCCGAGGTCGAGACCACGATCGCGGACGTGACCGAGCGGCACGTGCCGGAGCCGTTCTGGCTCGCCGCTGGTTACAACCGGGCCATCCTGGCCGCCGAGCGCGACTGGCTGACGACCCTCCTTCAACGGATCGAGAGCAAGGATCTTTCATGGCAACACCGCAAGAACAAGTGACACCCGACGTCCGGCCCTGGCCGGCGTTGTGGGCCCTGGTGCTGGGCTTCTTCATGATCCTGGTCGACTCCACCATCGTCTCGGTGGCGACGCCCTCGATCCTCACCGACCTGCACACCGACGTCGGCAACGTCGTCTGGGTGACGAGCGCGTACCTGCTCGCGTACGCCGTACCGCTGCTGATCACCGGCCGCCTGGGTGACCGGATCGGCCCGAAGAAGCTCTACCTGGCCGGCCTGACCCTGTTCACGATCGCGTCGGTCTGGTGCGGGCTGACCAACTCGATCGAGATGCTGATCATCGCGCGGGTCTTCCAGGGCCTGGGCGCGTCGATGATGACGCCGCAGACGATGGCCGTGATCACCCGGATCTTCCCGGCCAACGAGCGTGGCAAGGCGATGAGCCTCTGGGGCGCCACCGCCGGCGTCGCGACCCTGGTCGGCCCGATCCTCGGCGGCGTGCTCGTCGACGGGCTCGGCTGGCAGTGGATCTTCTTCATCAACGCCCCGGTCGGCGTGGTCGGCTTCGTCCTGGCCTGGCGGCTCGTTCCGGACCTGCCGACGCACGACCACAAGTTCGACCTGGTCGGCGTCGCGCTCTCCTCGATCGGCCTGTTCTGCCTGGTGTTCGGCATCCAGGAAGGGCAGAAGTACGACTGGGGCCAGATCAGCGGACCGATCTCGGTCTGGGGCCTGATCATCGTCGGCCTGGTGGTGATCGGGATCTTCCTGTTCTGGCAGGCGAAGAACAAGGGCGAGCCGCTGCTGCCGCTGTCGCTGTTCAAGGACCGCAACTTCTCGCTGGCCAACACGGCGATCACCACGGTCGGCTTCGCGATCACCGCGATGACGTTCCCGCTGATGCTGTACGCCCAAAGCGTTCGCGGGCTGACGCCGACCCGGTCGGCGTTGCTGTTAGTGCCGATGGCGGTCATCTCCGGCATGCTCGCGCCGTTCGTCGGGCGGCTGACCGACCGGGTGCACCCGCGGTACCTGGCCGGCTTCGGGCTGGC
This region includes:
- a CDS encoding PadR family transcriptional regulator, translating into MGDLAALTPLAIAVLALLAERQMHAYEMYQVLLQRRNDRLVKVKPGSLYHTVERLTGQELVRATGTERAGNRPERTTYEITTAGRAALEERVQAGIESYEYEYPLFPVALSEAHNLEVMDAAERFRRRLCDLDEELAEVETTIADVTERHVPEPFWLAAGYNRAILAAERDWLTTLLQRIESKDLSWQHRKNK
- the disA gene encoding DNA integrity scanning diadenylate cyclase DisA — protein: MRATLAAVAPGTELREGLERILRGRTGALLVLGQDKVVDSISTGGFEIEVEFTATGLRELSKMDGAIILDRDMSRMLRAAVHLMPDPSIHTEETGTRHRTADRVARQTGFPVISVSQSMHIIALYVDDQRYVLEDSGAILSRANQALATLERYKLRLDEVSGTLSALEIEDLVTVRDVAAVAQRLEMVRRIATEIDGYVVELGTDGRLLTLQLNELVAGVAGERELVVRDYLPPAAGRRPKTAEDVLLELDAVSPTDLLDIGQVARALQLGGAEQLDAAVTPRGYRLLAKVPRLPGAVIDRLIEHFGHLQKLLAASIDDLQTVDGVGENRARTVREGLSRLAESSILERYV
- a CDS encoding DHA2 family efflux MFS transporter permease subunit translates to MATPQEQVTPDVRPWPALWALVLGFFMILVDSTIVSVATPSILTDLHTDVGNVVWVTSAYLLAYAVPLLITGRLGDRIGPKKLYLAGLTLFTIASVWCGLTNSIEMLIIARVFQGLGASMMTPQTMAVITRIFPANERGKAMSLWGATAGVATLVGPILGGVLVDGLGWQWIFFINAPVGVVGFVLAWRLVPDLPTHDHKFDLVGVALSSIGLFCLVFGIQEGQKYDWGQISGPISVWGLIIVGLVVIGIFLFWQAKNKGEPLLPLSLFKDRNFSLANTAITTVGFAITAMTFPLMLYAQSVRGLTPTRSALLLVPMAVISGMLAPFVGRLTDRVHPRYLAGFGLACCSISLFWLSQVIEPTVAIWKLLLPIALLGVANGFMWAPLGSTATRNLPMHQAGAGAGVYNTTRQVGAVLGSAGIAVLMESRLATNLPAMQGTVGEGGVGKLPEALQQGFSDSMAQAIVLPAAVLLIGFVAALFFVKPAFMNKPANIPATTGVVEN